In Pseudodesulfovibrio sp. JC047, the genomic window GGCCTCGAACATCCACGCCACCGTCTTCGTCGTACACGCCATAGGTGGACCCGACAGCACCGCCGCCATCAGACAGCATGGGGAAGGGGATTTTGCCCTTGGTGACCATTTTTGAGAGTTCGGTTTGCTCCCACATCTTGTGGACAAACATGGAATCCGTGGACATGGACAGGACCTGAACGCCGAGCTTTTCAAATTCTTCGTTTTTTTCTGCGACCGCAGAAATTTCGGTTGCTCAGACAAAGGTGAAGTCACCGGGGTAGAAGCAGAGAACGACCCACTGTCCCAGATAGTCGGACAGTGTGACGGAATCAAATCCGCCGTCGATATAGGCGGAAGCAGTGAAATTGGGAGCTTTTTGGCCGACGCGAATCATGGAACCTCCTTGGGTGATGTTCGCTTTGTGCGAAGTGATGGTGTCGTCGGGCTGTTCAACTGCCTCGACCTTGGGGCCGGGTCGGTTGCACCCTGCTGCTTGCTGTGTAGGCATGGCAGTCTCCATTGGTTTATGAGTGAAATTTTTTC contains:
- the prxU gene encoding thioredoxin-dependent peroxiredoxin (Most members of this family contain a selenocysteine.) encodes the protein MPTQQAAGCNRPGPKVEAVEQPDDTITSHKANITQGGSMIRVGQKAPNFTASAYIDGGFDSVTLSDYLGQWVVLCFYPGDFTFVUATEISAVAEKNEEFEKLGVQVLSMSTDSMFVHKMWEQTELSKMVTKGKIPFPMLSDGGGAVGSTYGVYDEDGGVDVRGRFLIDPDGNVQAFEVLTPPVGRNVSETLRQIQAFQLVRKTGGAEVTPSGWRPGKPVLNPGPDLVGKVWEAWKVEQAFD